TGCCCCGGAACGGGAATGAAACCGCTTGAGAAAGCTCTTGCTTATCTTGGCATCGACAGTACACTGCAATTTGACTGGTTCGAAGACCTTGATCCCGATTATTCCATTTACGAATCTCCTCGCTATGCAGTTGTTATCACAAGTCTCGGCTGTCCATTCAGATGTACGTATTGCGCCAGTAGTTTTCTTTGGAACGGTTTTTTCAGTCGAGATTCAGTTAGGACTGCCGAATACATTGAGTTTCTAATAGAAACAAAGCATCTTTCCGACGTAGTCTTCTTCGACGACGCCATTCTAGTAGGTAATGGGTTTAAAGAACTAATGCGCGAAATACAGAATCGCAGAATTGGAACAAGATTTCATTTGCCAAACGGTGTCCATGCCAGATTTCTGGACATGGAGACTGCAGGTCTGATGTTCGAAAACAATTTCAAGACAATAAAGATCGGACTAGAGACTTCGGATCCAGCATTGCAAAACGCAACGGGTGGGAAAGTAAGTTCAAGAGATTTCTATCAAGCAATTCAAAACCTCTCTGAAGCCGGATTCACTTCTAGAGAAGTTAGTGCCTACATCATGATGAATCTTCCCGGCCAGAGCGAAAAGGATATTCTGAATTCACTTGAAGTCTGTGAAGAACTAGGAGTTAACCCGAGCGTTAACGAATTCACGCCGATTCCAGGCACGGCGCAATGGAAGGATCTGGTAGATAGAGGGATGTTTAATGAAGAAATTGATCCACTGCTTCTCGACAATTCGATTCTTCCTCACTGGTGGGAAGGGGGATTTTCTTTGAAAACCGTACAGAGATTGAAGGAAGCGGCGTGGTCGTTGCGGAGGAAATTAAGTGGAGAGTGATCTGTTCCTTGCCTTCGGTAGCAATATCGGAGACAGATTGCGTTACATTATCGAAGCCTTCAAGAGACTTACAGAAATGGAGCTGTTTCCCTCAGAAGTCTCCTCTCTCTATTATACTAAACCATACGGAAACACTGAACAAGAAGAATTCCTGAATTGCGTCGGAAAATTTCGACACACCGGAGACCCAGAAATCTTGCTAAGAGAAATAAAGACCGTTGAAAAGTCTGTGGGACGAGTAGAGCGATTTCGATGGGGTCCGAGAGAAATAGACATTGACATTATTCTTTTTGGAGAAACTGTTCTAACTACAAAGGAGCTTACAATTCCCCACAACGATATAATTAAGAGGAAATTCGTTCTGGTTCCTTTGCTTGAAATAGAAAGCGAGATCAGAGATCCCAGAAATGGAGTCTTGTTTTCAAATCATTTAGAGAGATTGGGGCATGAAAACTGGCCCAAGATCTATATGAAAGCTAACTCCTTTAGAACACTCATAGAACGGGAGGTGAAGAAATGAGAATTAGACTACCCCACATAACGGCAGCACTTGTTATTCTGATAATCTTTATTTCTTCCTGCGGAACCTCACGGTCGGAACTGGTGCCGGGACGATTTGCAGGATTCACACTAAGTGAATATATGGACATCTCTACCTTAACTAGTGTTGGCGGCAAAGTTCTGGACCTCAGTTTAGATGATACTGCTCTGCTTCTTCAAAAAGAGTTCGCTAAGGGAACAAGAAGGTTCAGTGTTTATGTAACAAAATTCGAAAACGCCTCTCAAAGCACGGGTTTTTGGTATACCCTAATTGGAGATGTCTCAAGTGAACTGAGAGCAGTTGTAAGTGCAATTCCCTGGGTTTATGGAGAGTTTTCTGGGGAGATCGATGAAGGCTACATCAAAACGTGGTTTTCCGGGAAATGGTTGTATCTTTTTCTGGGAAACACAAAGGAAGAAGTGAATTCCGCTGTGGATGCTTTCAAAGAGTTCGAGAGAAGCCTGGTGAGATCTGTTGAATCGTAAGCCCTATAACGATCTAAAGACTCATTTAAGGCTTAAATACGGAGAACCTGTTCACAGGGTTCCCATTGATGCGGGTTTTTCTTGCCCACACAAAATCAATGGGACAGGAGGCTGCATATATTGTGATCCTTCAGGAAGCGGATTTTCAATCGACTCGAATCTTTCGCTTAGAGAACAACTGGAACAAAGGATATCACTGCTCAGAAAGAAAGGCATTCACAAGTTCATGGCATATTTTCAGGCAAATTCAAATACATTCGCTCCCACTGAGAGACTTCGAAAAATCTACCGCGAAGCAATTATTGATGATGTTGTTGTTCTTGACATATCTACGAGACCTGATCTTGTCTCTGACGATGTGCTCGATCTTCTTGAGGAATTCACAAAAGAAGTCGATGTAATTCTTGAACTGGGACTACAAAGCATTAATCCAAATACTCTGAAAGCAATCAACAGAGGGCATACTCTATCACATTTCATCGATTCGTCCTTGAGAGCCAAGAACAGGGGCATAGAGCTTGTGGCTCACGTGATAGTTAATCTTCCCTGGGATACAGAGGAGGATGTGTCTGAGGCGGCAAGGCTGATATCAGTGCTGCGAATTGATGGAGTCAAAATTCACTCTCTATATGTGGCTGAAGGTACCGAACTGGCAAGACAGTTTCGAGCAGGAGAAGTCAAAATCGGGACTTTGGAGCAGTTTTTGGAGCGAGTAGTTGTCTTCCTTGAGAACCTCAATAGTGAAGTGATTGTGCATAGACTTGT
This DNA window, taken from Mesotoga sp. UBA6090, encodes the following:
- a CDS encoding B12-binding domain-containing radical SAM protein; amino-acid sequence: MKRILLVNPWIEAVSAYDYWLKPLGLLYIASALKHLGIEPVVIDCLDRYDLELVSFGARRGDRHFGTGKFLEEEIAKPHSIASIPRKFKRFGFPEEVLRRKLRGSGSVDGVFVTSMMTYWHYGVSDTIRVIREEKSGIPILLGGVYATLLPDHARQYSGADFVCPGTGMKPLEKALAYLGIDSTLQFDWFEDLDPDYSIYESPRYAVVITSLGCPFRCTYCASSFLWNGFFSRDSVRTAEYIEFLIETKHLSDVVFFDDAILVGNGFKELMREIQNRRIGTRFHLPNGVHARFLDMETAGLMFENNFKTIKIGLETSDPALQNATGGKVSSRDFYQAIQNLSEAGFTSREVSAYIMMNLPGQSEKDILNSLEVCEELGVNPSVNEFTPIPGTAQWKDLVDRGMFNEEIDPLLLDNSILPHWWEGGFSLKTVQRLKEAAWSLRRKLSGE
- the folK gene encoding 2-amino-4-hydroxy-6-hydroxymethyldihydropteridine diphosphokinase, which gives rise to MESDLFLAFGSNIGDRLRYIIEAFKRLTEMELFPSEVSSLYYTKPYGNTEQEEFLNCVGKFRHTGDPEILLREIKTVEKSVGRVERFRWGPREIDIDIILFGETVLTTKELTIPHNDIIKRKFVLVPLLEIESEIRDPRNGVLFSNHLERLGHENWPKIYMKANSFRTLIEREVKK
- a CDS encoding TIGR01212 family radical SAM protein (This family includes YhcC from E. coli K-12, an uncharacterized radical SAM protein.): MNRKPYNDLKTHLRLKYGEPVHRVPIDAGFSCPHKINGTGGCIYCDPSGSGFSIDSNLSLREQLEQRISLLRKKGIHKFMAYFQANSNTFAPTERLRKIYREAIIDDVVVLDISTRPDLVSDDVLDLLEEFTKEVDVILELGLQSINPNTLKAINRGHTLSHFIDSSLRAKNRGIELVAHVIVNLPWDTEEDVSEAARLISVLRIDGVKIHSLYVAEGTELARQFRAGEVKIGTLEQFLERVVVFLENLNSEVIVHRLVSDPPFEGTLFGNWGMSKIKLLNMIERKMIIEGRSQGCKAL